The Peribacillus simplex genome contains a region encoding:
- the gltB gene encoding glutamate synthase large subunit, producing the protein MTYNQIPKAQGLYHPEFEHDACGIGLYAHLKGLATHDIVKQGLNMLCQLDHRGGQGSDPLTGDGAGLMVQIPDEYFRLACPEMNLPAKGRYGVGMLFFSNNDDERNEIETRLNAFIEQEGQTLLGWRTVPVDAAKIGEVGKETCPMIRQVFIGASEGMNDDLAFERKLFIIRKQAENWARERGNRFYFASLSSATIVYKGLLTPEQVDAFYLDLQQESFVSAFALVHSRFSTNTFPSWERAHPNRYLIHNGEINTLRGNVNWMKAREQQFVSEAFGDDLQKVLPILDIDGSDSSILDNALEFFVLAGRKPAHAAMMLIPEPWTENPHMTKEKKAFYEYHSMLMEPWDGPTAISFTNGKQIGAILDRNGLRPARYYVTKDDYIIFSSEVGVIDVEPENVLYKDRLSPGRMLLIDLEAGRIVSDEEIKSEMAQEKPYQQWLDEQLVQLRDEELVLEGEPLSDLLFRQKAFGYTYEDVQKYLLPVINEGKDPLGSMGNDIPLAVLSDRPQSLFNYFKQSFAQVTNPPIDSLREQIVTSTMTFLGAEGDLLKPDETNSRRIQLDSPVLTPGQMQQLKENAYPEFRSKVIHTLFSEDLESELDRICREAEQAIADGVSLLILSDKDMSKEKAAIPSLLAASALHQELIRHGNRTKVSIIVESGEAREVHHYASLIGYGVDAIYPYLAYETYKQAVLEGSLSIGYEETVRKYVRSLTEGIVKVMSKMGISTIQSYRGAQIFEAVGIGAEVIERYFSGTASQLSGIDLETIADEALIRHRKAAADSLDQTLESGSDFQWRKTGEHHAFNPKTIHTLQWACRKGDYNLFKQYSNLANEERLGFLRNLFSFDQKRQSISIDEVESVESIVSRFKTGAMSFGSLSQEAHETLAIAMNRLGGKSNSGEGGEHPSRYQLDENGDDRRSGIKQIASGRFGVKSHYLVNADELQIKMAQGAKPGEGGQLPGNKVYPWVAEVRGSTPGVGLISPPPHHDIYSIEDLAQLIHDLKNANRDARISVKLVSKAGVGTIAAGVAKGAADVIVISGYDGGTGASPKTSIKHTGLPWELGLAEAHQTLMLNGLRSRVVLETDGKLMTGRDVVMAAILGAEEFGFATAPLVVLGCVMMRACHLDTCPVGVATQNPELRSKFTGDPDHVVNFMRFIAEEVRETMAELGFRTLEEMVGRTDVLQVSERAQNHWKAKHLDLTTLLFQPEGIRTYQLPQNHKIDESLDIREILPVVEPALNDQTQVDVSFPITNVNRVVGTIVGSEVSKRYGEEGLPEDTITLRFTGSAGQSFGAFIPKGMSMYLTGDVNDYVGKGLSGGKIIVTAPAGNQIEAGDNVIAGNIALYGGTSGEAYINGRAGERFAVRNSGVNVVVEGIGDHGCEYMTGGRVVILGNVGKNFAAGMSGGIAYVLADDAEEFKALCNGEMIEFETLDDMDDANEVKEMLYSHVHYTESAKASYVLENWADFAKKFVKVIPKDYKRMIKSINEQKRAGLTDDEAIMSAFQANAIQDKKITKQAVMQ; encoded by the coding sequence ATGACATACAATCAAATACCAAAAGCACAAGGGCTCTACCATCCTGAATTTGAACATGATGCATGTGGGATCGGTTTATACGCTCATTTAAAAGGGCTTGCTACACATGACATCGTCAAACAAGGACTGAATATGCTGTGCCAATTAGATCATCGCGGCGGACAAGGCAGCGATCCCCTTACAGGAGATGGCGCAGGATTAATGGTACAGATTCCTGATGAATATTTCAGGCTGGCATGCCCGGAAATGAACTTGCCGGCAAAAGGACGCTATGGTGTAGGCATGCTCTTTTTCTCTAACAATGATGATGAACGTAATGAAATCGAGACCCGTTTGAATGCATTTATCGAACAAGAAGGCCAAACGTTATTAGGCTGGAGAACGGTTCCTGTTGATGCAGCGAAGATCGGGGAGGTCGGCAAGGAGACATGTCCGATGATCCGCCAAGTATTCATCGGGGCAAGCGAAGGGATGAACGATGATTTAGCTTTTGAGCGTAAATTGTTCATTATCAGAAAACAAGCTGAAAACTGGGCTCGTGAACGCGGCAATCGTTTTTATTTTGCCAGCCTTTCAAGTGCTACGATCGTATACAAAGGATTATTGACGCCAGAGCAGGTGGATGCTTTTTATCTTGACCTTCAACAGGAGTCTTTCGTTTCGGCTTTCGCTTTAGTGCATTCCCGCTTCAGCACGAATACTTTTCCTAGTTGGGAACGGGCACATCCAAACCGTTACCTGATCCATAATGGCGAAATCAATACGCTTAGAGGCAATGTGAATTGGATGAAAGCGCGTGAACAGCAGTTTGTATCGGAAGCATTCGGGGATGACCTGCAAAAGGTCCTGCCTATTCTGGATATAGACGGCAGTGATTCCTCGATTCTTGATAATGCACTTGAATTCTTCGTGCTTGCCGGGCGTAAACCGGCACATGCGGCGATGATGCTCATTCCTGAACCGTGGACGGAGAATCCGCATATGACGAAGGAAAAGAAGGCATTTTACGAATATCATAGCATGCTCATGGAGCCATGGGATGGTCCGACGGCCATATCCTTTACGAATGGCAAGCAAATCGGTGCCATCCTTGATCGAAATGGTTTAAGGCCGGCAAGGTATTATGTGACAAAAGATGATTACATCATTTTCTCATCTGAAGTCGGCGTGATCGATGTGGAGCCGGAGAATGTATTATATAAAGATCGTTTAAGCCCAGGAAGAATGCTTTTAATAGATTTAGAGGCAGGCCGTATTGTTTCCGATGAAGAGATCAAGTCGGAAATGGCTCAGGAAAAACCATACCAGCAATGGCTGGACGAACAGCTTGTTCAATTACGTGACGAAGAACTTGTGCTCGAAGGGGAGCCATTGAGTGATTTATTATTCAGGCAAAAAGCGTTCGGATATACGTATGAAGATGTCCAAAAATATTTACTGCCAGTCATTAACGAAGGCAAAGATCCACTTGGCAGCATGGGGAATGACATTCCATTAGCGGTCTTATCAGATCGCCCGCAATCGCTATTTAATTATTTCAAGCAATCCTTTGCACAGGTAACCAACCCGCCAATCGATTCGCTTCGTGAACAGATCGTCACGTCAACGATGACATTTCTGGGTGCGGAAGGAGATTTGCTGAAACCGGATGAAACGAACAGCCGCCGCATTCAATTGGATTCACCTGTATTGACGCCAGGTCAAATGCAGCAGTTGAAAGAAAATGCCTATCCTGAATTCAGGAGCAAAGTCATTCACACTTTATTTTCAGAAGATTTAGAGAGTGAACTCGATCGCATCTGCCGTGAAGCGGAACAAGCGATCGCTGATGGTGTCAGCCTTTTGATATTATCTGACAAGGATATGAGCAAAGAAAAAGCTGCGATTCCTTCCCTGCTGGCTGCGAGTGCCCTTCATCAAGAGCTGATCCGTCATGGGAACCGTACGAAAGTGAGCATTATCGTTGAATCGGGGGAAGCGAGGGAAGTCCATCATTATGCGTCCCTGATCGGGTATGGAGTGGATGCGATTTACCCGTATCTTGCTTATGAAACATATAAGCAGGCGGTATTGGAAGGCAGTTTGTCCATTGGCTACGAAGAAACGGTAAGGAAATATGTACGCTCATTGACAGAAGGCATCGTAAAAGTGATGTCGAAAATGGGGATTTCAACGATTCAAAGTTATCGCGGCGCGCAAATTTTCGAAGCGGTCGGAATCGGTGCTGAAGTGATCGAACGCTATTTCAGCGGTACGGCATCGCAGCTTAGTGGGATCGATTTGGAAACGATCGCAGATGAGGCGTTGATTCGCCATAGGAAGGCTGCAGCCGATTCACTTGACCAAACTCTTGAAAGCGGCAGTGATTTTCAATGGAGAAAAACAGGGGAACATCATGCTTTCAATCCTAAAACGATCCATACACTGCAATGGGCCTGCCGGAAAGGCGACTATAATTTATTTAAGCAATATTCAAACTTGGCGAATGAAGAGAGACTCGGGTTTTTACGGAATTTATTCTCGTTCGATCAAAAACGCCAAAGCATTTCCATAGATGAAGTGGAATCCGTGGAATCCATCGTCAGCCGATTCAAAACGGGCGCGATGTCATTCGGTTCATTGAGTCAGGAAGCACATGAAACATTAGCGATTGCGATGAACCGTTTAGGCGGAAAAAGCAATAGCGGTGAAGGCGGGGAGCATCCTAGCCGTTACCAACTGGATGAAAACGGCGATGACCGCCGCAGCGGAATTAAACAAATTGCATCAGGTCGTTTTGGAGTGAAAAGCCATTACCTTGTTAATGCAGATGAACTTCAAATCAAAATGGCGCAAGGTGCAAAGCCGGGTGAAGGCGGCCAACTGCCAGGGAACAAAGTATATCCTTGGGTCGCAGAGGTCCGTGGTTCCACACCAGGTGTCGGCCTGATTTCACCGCCTCCGCATCATGATATCTATTCGATTGAAGATCTGGCACAGCTGATCCATGATTTGAAAAATGCGAACCGTGATGCCAGGATCAGCGTCAAGCTTGTATCAAAAGCAGGCGTAGGCACGATTGCAGCCGGTGTGGCCAAAGGAGCCGCAGATGTCATCGTTATCAGCGGGTATGATGGGGGTACGGGGGCATCACCAAAAACAAGTATCAAACATACAGGTCTTCCTTGGGAGCTGGGCCTTGCCGAAGCACACCAAACATTGATGCTGAATGGCCTGCGCAGCCGTGTAGTCCTTGAAACGGATGGAAAGTTAATGACGGGACGCGATGTGGTCATGGCAGCTATCCTTGGAGCGGAAGAATTCGGCTTTGCTACAGCACCGCTTGTGGTCCTTGGCTGTGTCATGATGCGTGCTTGCCATTTGGATACATGCCCAGTCGGGGTAGCTACTCAAAACCCTGAGCTTCGCAGCAAATTCACAGGAGATCCGGATCATGTCGTGAATTTCATGCGCTTCATCGCTGAGGAAGTGCGGGAAACGATGGCTGAGCTTGGATTTAGAACACTGGAAGAAATGGTCGGCCGCACTGATGTTTTACAAGTGAGCGAGCGGGCACAAAACCATTGGAAAGCGAAGCATCTGGACTTGACGACACTTCTTTTCCAACCGGAGGGGATACGTACGTATCAACTTCCTCAAAATCATAAAATTGATGAATCCCTGGATATCCGTGAGATTTTACCGGTTGTGGAGCCTGCTTTGAATGACCAAACCCAGGTGGATGTAAGCTTCCCGATTACAAACGTGAACCGTGTGGTCGGAACGATTGTCGGCAGTGAAGTATCCAAACGCTATGGGGAAGAAGGGTTGCCTGAAGATACGATCACACTCCGTTTTACGGGATCGGCGGGCCAGAGCTTCGGTGCGTTCATTCCAAAAGGGATGTCGATGTATTTGACAGGTGATGTCAATGACTATGTTGGGAAAGGCTTATCTGGCGGAAAGATCATTGTCACGGCACCTGCTGGCAATCAGATTGAGGCTGGGGACAATGTAATTGCCGGGAATATCGCCCTATACGGTGGAACAAGCGGCGAGGCCTACATTAATGGCCGTGCGGGAGAACGATTTGCAGTACGGAACAGTGGAGTCAACGTCGTCGTTGAAGGAATTGGAGACCATGGCTGTGAGTATATGACAGGCGGACGCGTGGTCATTCTGGGCAACGTCGGCAAAAACTTTGCGGCAGGCATGTCAGGCGGCATCGCTTATGTACTTGCAGATGATGCAGAAGAATTCAAGGCATTATGCAATGGTGAAATGATAGAATTCGAGACGCTTGATGATATGGATGATGCAAACGAGGTAAAAGAAATGCTTTACAGCCACGTTCATTATACTGAAAGTGCCAAAGCATCGTATGTACTGGAGAACTGGGCGGATTTCGCTAAGAAATTCGTAAAAGTCATTCCGAAAGATTACAAACGGATGATCAAAAGCATCAATGAGCAGAAGCGCGCAGGGCTAACGGATGACGAAGCGATCATGAGTGCATTCCAAGCAAATGCCATTCAAGATAAAAAAATCACTAAACAAGCTGTGATGCAGTAA
- a CDS encoding LysR family transcriptional regulator — protein MELRQLRYFVEVAEREHVSEAAEHLHIAQSAISRQISRLEDELGVLLFEKIGRNIQLTPIGKIFLIHAKTAIQAIEYAKYQIEEFLDPEHGSIKIGFPTSLSTHLLPTVISAFKDEQPNIGFHLRQGSYSSLKEAVKNREIGLAFLGPIPTNDPDIEGHILFTENISALLPITHPLAERKSLRLSDLRNDPFVLFPKGYIFHTIALEACKAAGFAPNIASEGEDMDSIKGLVSAGIGVSLLPDSTFYEVIPRLTVKIPIDTPEVKRTVGIITPKNRDLAPSEKLFYQFAKKFFSVLEQYQ, from the coding sequence ATGGAACTACGACAATTACGTTATTTTGTTGAGGTCGCCGAGAGGGAACACGTCTCTGAAGCCGCAGAGCACCTGCATATTGCACAATCAGCAATCAGCCGGCAAATCTCCAGACTGGAAGATGAGCTTGGCGTTCTTTTATTCGAGAAAATCGGCCGTAATATCCAGTTAACCCCAATTGGTAAAATTTTCTTGATTCATGCAAAGACGGCGATACAGGCGATAGAATATGCCAAATATCAAATTGAGGAGTTTTTGGACCCTGAACACGGAAGCATTAAAATCGGGTTCCCGACCAGCCTTTCCACCCATTTACTGCCTACCGTCATTTCCGCTTTTAAAGATGAGCAGCCGAATATTGGCTTCCACTTAAGACAGGGATCTTATTCCTCTTTAAAGGAAGCTGTCAAAAATCGCGAAATCGGATTAGCCTTCCTTGGACCGATCCCGACAAACGATCCAGATATCGAAGGTCATATCCTGTTCACGGAAAACATTTCCGCTTTACTGCCGATAACGCACCCATTGGCCGAAAGGAAAAGTCTGCGTCTAAGTGACTTGCGAAATGATCCCTTCGTCTTGTTTCCAAAAGGATACATCTTTCACACTATCGCTCTCGAAGCATGCAAAGCAGCCGGTTTCGCACCGAACATCGCCTCGGAAGGTGAAGACATGGATTCCATAAAAGGGCTCGTATCTGCCGGAATCGGAGTCAGTCTGCTCCCTGACAGTACCTTTTATGAAGTCATTCCAAGACTGACTGTCAAAATTCCGATCGATACACCCGAAGTCAAACGGACTGTCGGCATCAT